The following proteins come from a genomic window of Bradyrhizobium paxllaeri:
- a CDS encoding TrbI/VirB10 family protein, with protein sequence MTGTEANNAGSSHSTAPKTSEEIAHSLRLRPERPLVTRLSRKVLASGTALALLLVSAAVLWAMQNNRTRTPASEELYRTDHHNVADGLAGLPRDYAGVPRDVPRLGPPLPGDLGGPIVAAQAQSGPLVADAEQQRMNQESEAARISKVFASTNVRPSAAAAPAETVPNAVSSSDEAYAQNGQDRKLAFVNASVDRRTTSSDRVTMPASPYVVQAGSVIPGALITGIRSDLPGPIAALVTENIFDTPTGRYLLVPQGARLIGIYDSQVTAGQSRVLLVWTRLIMPNGRSIVLERKPGADAAGYAGLEDQIDNHWGELFKAAALSTFLGVGAELGEGSDTNGNNGAIVRALRRGATDSLNQTGRQVVRRSLNIQPTLTIRPGFPVRVIVNRDLVLQPYGGR encoded by the coding sequence ATGACCGGCACCGAAGCGAATAATGCCGGCAGCTCTCATTCGACCGCGCCGAAGACATCCGAGGAAATTGCTCATTCTTTGCGGCTCCGTCCAGAACGCCCGCTTGTTACGCGTCTGTCGCGTAAGGTTTTGGCCAGCGGGACGGCATTGGCGCTTCTTCTGGTCTCTGCAGCCGTCCTTTGGGCCATGCAGAACAATCGCACGCGGACGCCTGCATCAGAAGAACTCTATCGTACAGATCATCACAACGTAGCTGATGGCTTGGCCGGGTTGCCGCGCGACTATGCAGGTGTACCGCGAGACGTGCCGCGCCTCGGACCACCGCTGCCGGGCGATCTCGGCGGCCCGATCGTTGCAGCTCAAGCTCAGTCGGGACCGCTTGTTGCCGACGCCGAACAGCAGCGAATGAACCAGGAAAGCGAGGCCGCTCGCATCAGCAAGGTCTTTGCGTCAACCAATGTTCGACCCTCCGCGGCGGCCGCTCCCGCCGAGACTGTTCCGAACGCGGTGTCCTCGTCCGATGAGGCCTATGCCCAGAACGGGCAGGATCGCAAGCTCGCCTTCGTCAATGCCTCAGTAGATCGACGGACGACGAGCTCCGATCGCGTGACGATGCCGGCTTCGCCGTACGTTGTGCAGGCTGGGTCCGTGATTCCGGGAGCTCTGATTACGGGCATTCGCTCCGATCTGCCGGGACCGATCGCAGCGCTGGTGACTGAGAACATATTCGACACACCAACGGGACGCTATCTTCTAGTTCCGCAGGGGGCACGTCTCATCGGAATCTACGACAGTCAAGTAACTGCCGGCCAATCACGTGTGCTGCTCGTCTGGACGCGGCTGATCATGCCGAATGGACGTTCGATCGTCCTTGAGCGAAAGCCCGGCGCTGATGCCGCAGGTTATGCAGGCCTCGAGGACCAGATAGACAATCACTGGGGCGAACTCTTCAAAGCCGCCGCGCTATCGACGTTCTTGGGAGTCGGCGCCGAACTGGGCGAGGGCTCCGACACAAATGGCAACAACGGTGCAATCGTTCGGGCATTGCGCCGTGGTGCTACCGATTCGCTGAATCAGACTGGCCGGCAGGTGGTTCGACGCAGTCTCAACATCCAACCAACGCTTACAATTCGACCGGGCTTCCCAGTTCGTGTGATTGTCAATCGCGATCTGGTTCTTCAGCCGTATGGAGGACGATAG
- the trbB gene encoding P-type conjugative transfer ATPase TrbB, giving the protein MLRTALGPSIAAWLEDPIIVEVMLNPDGRLWVDRLSDGLADTGERLAAADGERIVRLVAHHVGAEVHSARPRVSAELPETGERFEGLLPPVVTAPAFAIRKPAVAVFTLEDYVSAGIMAEVQAELLREAVRERRNVLVAGGTSTGKTTLTNALLAEVAKTTDRVVLIEDTRELQCASPNLVALRTKDGVASLSDLVRSSLRLRPDRIPIGEVRGAEALDLLKAWGTGHPGGIGTIHAGTALGALRRLEQLIQEAVVTVPRALIAETIDVIAVLSGRGVDRRLAELAHVEGLTPDGDYLIRRQGDRP; this is encoded by the coding sequence ATGCTACGCACTGCGCTCGGACCGTCGATTGCGGCTTGGCTCGAGGATCCTATTATCGTTGAGGTGATGCTCAATCCCGACGGCCGGCTCTGGGTCGATCGGCTCTCGGACGGCTTGGCGGACACAGGCGAGCGCCTTGCTGCGGCCGATGGCGAGCGCATCGTGCGGCTCGTCGCCCATCACGTTGGCGCCGAGGTTCATTCGGCACGTCCACGAGTATCGGCCGAATTGCCGGAAACCGGAGAGCGGTTCGAGGGGCTGCTGCCACCCGTGGTAACCGCACCAGCCTTTGCGATCAGGAAGCCTGCAGTCGCCGTCTTTACCCTCGAGGATTACGTTTCCGCCGGCATCATGGCGGAAGTTCAAGCAGAGCTGCTCCGTGAGGCTGTTCGGGAGCGCCGCAACGTCCTCGTGGCGGGCGGTACCTCGACCGGTAAGACCACGCTGACGAATGCCCTCCTGGCCGAAGTCGCCAAGACGACCGACCGTGTCGTGCTGATCGAAGACACACGCGAACTCCAATGCGCCTCGCCGAACCTTGTAGCGTTGCGTACCAAGGACGGCGTTGCCTCGCTTTCGGATCTCGTCCGCTCCTCGCTGCGGCTGCGACCCGACCGGATTCCGATCGGTGAGGTACGTGGCGCTGAGGCGCTCGATCTCCTCAAGGCCTGGGGGACCGGCCATCCCGGCGGCATCGGTACCATCCACGCTGGCACAGCGCTTGGCGCGCTCCGCCGGCTCGAGCAACTGATCCAGGAAGCGGTCGTCACCGTGCCGCGGGCGCTGATCGCGGAAACGATCGATGTAATTGCTGTTCTCTCCGGCCGCGGCGTGGATCGGCGGCTGGCAGAACTTGCGCATGTCGAGGGCCTGACACCCGACGGCGACTACCTCATTCGACGGCAAGGAGATCGACCATGA
- the trbJ gene encoding P-type conjugative transfer protein TrbJ — protein sequence MMSRRHLSAMSALAITIADTASPVSAQLVVFDPNNYAQNVLTAARELQQINNQITSLHNQAQMLINQGKNLASLPYTSLQQLERSFQRTQQLLAQAQRMAYDINQIDRAFSTTYASVQASETDQALMANAQTRWRNSMAGLQDALRVQATVVGNLDGQRKEMSALVSSSQGATGALQASQAGNQLLGLQAQQLADLTAAVAAQGRAQNLEIAQRTAAQDQGREQLRRFLASARGYQPSTVRMFHQ from the coding sequence ATGATGTCTCGCCGTCACCTCTCAGCAATGAGTGCGCTCGCCATTACGATCGCAGATACCGCTTCGCCCGTATCCGCCCAATTGGTCGTGTTTGATCCCAACAACTATGCGCAGAACGTGCTCACGGCCGCGCGTGAGCTGCAGCAGATCAACAACCAGATCACTTCGCTGCATAACCAAGCTCAGATGTTGATCAACCAGGGTAAAAATCTCGCCAGTCTGCCATATACCTCGTTGCAGCAGCTCGAGCGGTCTTTCCAGCGAACGCAACAACTGCTCGCCCAAGCACAGCGCATGGCCTACGACATCAATCAGATCGATCGAGCGTTCTCGACGACCTATGCGTCAGTCCAGGCGAGCGAGACAGATCAAGCCTTGATGGCGAATGCGCAAACACGCTGGCGGAATTCTATGGCCGGCTTGCAGGATGCTCTACGCGTTCAAGCGACCGTGGTCGGCAATCTCGATGGCCAGCGCAAAGAGATGTCCGCCCTTGTCAGCTCCAGCCAGGGCGCGACTGGCGCGCTACAGGCCAGTCAGGCCGGAAATCAGCTGCTTGGTCTGCAGGCGCAGCAACTCGCTGACCTCACGGCGGCTGTTGCCGCGCAAGGACGTGCACAGAATCTAGAAATTGCCCAGCGTACTGCGGCCCAAGACCAGGGTAGGGAGCAGCTTCGTCGCTTTCTCGCATCCGCTCGAGGCTATCAGCCTTCAACGGTTCGGATGTTTCACCAATGA
- a CDS encoding TrbC/VirB2 family protein, which yields MTVLAASNADAAGSNMPWEQPLNQILRSVEGPVAKILAVIIIIVTGLTLAFGDTSGGFRRLIQIVFGLSIAFAASSFFLAFFSFGGGVLI from the coding sequence ATGACTGTACTAGCTGCTTCGAACGCCGATGCCGCCGGCTCGAACATGCCGTGGGAGCAGCCACTCAACCAGATTCTGCGATCGGTCGAAGGACCGGTCGCCAAGATCCTGGCCGTGATCATCATCATCGTCACGGGTCTTACGCTTGCCTTTGGCGATACCTCCGGCGGCTTCCGGCGCCTGATCCAGATCGTCTTCGGATTGTCGATCGCGTTCGCGGCGTCGAGCTTCTTCCTGGCATTCTTCTCGTTCGGCGGCGGAGTCCTGATCTGA
- a CDS encoding CopG family transcriptional regulator, which yields MRTKHTFRLPPELAGRLADHASRKRVPQALVVETALASFLSPDSSERMEAALGRRLDRLTRHVERLERHITISNETLALFVRFWLTATPPLPDTAQLAAQTKGRERYEGFVEALGRRLARGQTLAQEISLDIEAATATPIVPEE from the coding sequence ATGCGGACAAAACACACGTTTCGCTTGCCTCCGGAGCTTGCGGGCAGGCTCGCGGACCATGCCAGCCGCAAGCGAGTGCCCCAGGCGCTCGTCGTCGAAACCGCACTGGCGTCATTCCTGTCGCCTGATAGTTCCGAGCGGATGGAAGCCGCGCTCGGCCGCCGTCTTGACCGGTTGACCCGACACGTCGAGCGGCTCGAGCGTCACATCACGATATCGAATGAGACGCTGGCCTTGTTCGTGCGATTCTGGCTAACGGCAACGCCGCCGCTGCCTGACACGGCGCAACTCGCTGCACAGACCAAGGGGCGGGAGCGGTATGAAGGTTTTGTCGAGGCACTCGGGCGCCGGCTGGCCAGAGGCCAGACCCTCGCGCAGGAAATATCGCTCGACATTGAGGCAGCCACGGCAACTCCAATCGTTCCCGAAGAGTGA
- the trbK-alt gene encoding putative entry exclusion protein TrbK-alt, with protein sequence MNKGDELKRMIFVITAAVVSLLVVAACTIQLRDDRESPPTRSSASRATHPPDAKLEHCRKVTSEQAAELRECRLIWAENRRRFLGSKKTSSVSSADDQSGSPASALAQPKFLDRLPQGWPPIAAPERE encoded by the coding sequence ATGAACAAAGGTGATGAGCTCAAGCGCATGATCTTTGTGATCACGGCAGCTGTCGTGTCTCTCCTGGTTGTCGCGGCCTGCACGATCCAGCTTCGCGACGATAGGGAGAGTCCACCAACAAGATCCTCGGCATCCCGCGCGACCCATCCACCTGACGCCAAACTCGAACACTGCCGGAAGGTGACCTCCGAGCAGGCGGCAGAACTCCGGGAGTGCCGTCTGATCTGGGCGGAGAACCGCCGTCGCTTCCTGGGATCAAAAAAGACGTCATCCGTTTCGTCCGCCGATGATCAATCAGGCAGTCCGGCATCGGCGTTGGCGCAGCCCAAGTTTCTCGATCGTCTTCCCCAGGGCTGGCCGCCCATTGCAGCACCAGAACGCGAGTAA
- a CDS encoding VirB3 family type IV secretion system protein: protein MDGPMEGFAVPVHRALTEPILLGGAPRAVAILNGTVAAALGLGLRLWIAGLLLWVLGHAAAVWAAKRDPLFLEVARRHLRIPTHLNV, encoded by the coding sequence ATGGACGGGCCCATGGAAGGCTTCGCGGTGCCGGTGCATCGCGCGTTGACCGAACCGATCTTGCTCGGCGGCGCCCCGCGGGCGGTCGCCATCCTCAACGGCACCGTGGCCGCAGCGCTTGGCCTCGGCTTAAGGCTTTGGATTGCCGGTCTTCTGCTCTGGGTGCTCGGCCATGCCGCCGCCGTGTGGGCAGCGAAGCGTGATCCGCTGTTTCTCGAAGTCGCAAGGCGGCATCTGCGTATCCCCACCCATCTGAACGTGTGA
- the trbG gene encoding P-type conjugative transfer protein TrbG, translating into MLLVCMVTLSGCTTFKPPQISYDADIPPLPNPTVLAEERPRSLHVPPSWIPAKGGRKGAKEAEEPIARIETANDAARVEPRKQGYFNAVQVFPFSPGALYQIYAAPGQITDIALEPGEQLTGSGPVSAGDTVRWVVGDTESGSGDTRRVHIMVKPTRPSIETNLVVNTDRRTYLIELRSREKSYMPSVAWFYPEDRTTRAQAVPPTPVLPDPAQRRYRYTLEGDNPPWRPIGAYDDGRKVYVEFSQGIVQGEMPPLFVIGPDGNPEIVNYRTHHNVLIVDRLFAAAELRLGGDAQQRVRIVRSDGRS; encoded by the coding sequence ATGTTGCTCGTTTGCATGGTTACGCTCAGCGGCTGCACCACCTTCAAACCCCCGCAGATCAGCTACGACGCTGATATACCGCCGCTTCCCAATCCAACAGTGTTGGCGGAGGAGCGTCCGCGATCACTGCATGTTCCACCCTCCTGGATCCCAGCCAAGGGCGGCAGGAAAGGAGCGAAGGAGGCCGAAGAGCCGATTGCCCGGATTGAGACGGCGAATGATGCCGCGCGCGTTGAACCCCGGAAGCAGGGCTACTTCAACGCCGTGCAGGTGTTTCCGTTTAGTCCCGGTGCCCTCTATCAGATTTACGCTGCGCCCGGACAGATTACCGATATCGCGCTCGAGCCCGGTGAGCAGCTCACGGGTTCAGGTCCGGTGTCGGCCGGTGACACCGTACGCTGGGTTGTCGGCGATACCGAAAGCGGAAGTGGCGACACCAGGCGCGTCCATATCATGGTCAAGCCGACACGGCCTTCAATCGAGACCAATCTCGTGGTCAACACTGACCGGCGCACCTATCTGATCGAGCTGCGATCGCGTGAGAAGTCCTATATGCCTTCGGTGGCCTGGTTCTATCCGGAGGATCGGACGACGCGTGCTCAGGCCGTTCCGCCAACGCCAGTTCTTCCCGACCCCGCTCAGCGGCGCTATCGCTACACCCTCGAGGGCGACAATCCGCCCTGGCGGCCGATCGGTGCCTATGACGATGGCCGCAAGGTCTATGTGGAATTCTCACAAGGAATCGTTCAAGGCGAGATGCCGCCGCTGTTCGTCATCGGCCCGGATGGCAATCCCGAAATCGTCAACTACCGAACCCATCATAATGTGCTGATTGTCGATCGGCTGTTTGCCGCGGCGGAACTGCGGCTTGGTGGCGATGCCCAGCAAAGGGTTCGGATCGTTAGAAGCGACGGGAGGTCTTGA
- the trbF gene encoding conjugal transfer protein TrbF has product MFKRPAVHYGRTPAPVTPYQRAAQVWDDRIGSARVQARNWRLMAFGSLTLSAGLASALVWQSTQGTVTPWVVEVDRLGQAQGVSPANPFYQPTDPQIAFHLARFIEDVRGLPADAVVLRQDWLRAYDFTTDRGAAALNNHARVNDPFANLGKVQIAVEISSVIRASPESFRVAWIERRYDNGQLATTERWTAILTIVIDTPRDADRLRKNPLGVYVNAINWSKEVGQ; this is encoded by the coding sequence ATGTTCAAGCGACCAGCCGTTCATTACGGCCGCACGCCCGCGCCTGTGACGCCCTATCAAAGGGCGGCCCAAGTTTGGGACGACCGCATCGGTTCGGCGCGCGTGCAAGCGAGAAACTGGCGGCTGATGGCTTTCGGCTCACTAACCCTATCGGCTGGACTCGCATCCGCTCTTGTCTGGCAGTCGACGCAAGGCACCGTCACGCCCTGGGTCGTCGAGGTCGATCGTCTCGGCCAGGCACAGGGCGTTAGCCCCGCCAATCCCTTCTATCAGCCGACCGATCCGCAGATTGCGTTCCATCTGGCACGCTTCATCGAAGACGTACGCGGGCTTCCGGCCGACGCCGTCGTACTGCGTCAGGACTGGCTGCGAGCCTATGACTTTACCACGGACCGCGGCGCGGCGGCTCTCAACAACCATGCTCGGGTCAACGATCCCTTTGCCAATCTCGGTAAGGTGCAGATTGCCGTCGAAATATCGAGCGTCATCCGCGCTTCGCCGGAGAGTTTTCGTGTCGCCTGGATCGAGCGCCGCTATGACAATGGTCAGCTTGCCACTACCGAGCGCTGGACTGCCATCCTCACCATCGTGATCGATACGCCGCGCGATGCCGATCGTCTGCGCAAAAATCCGCTTGGCGTCTATGTCAATGCCATCAACTGGTCGAAGGAGGTCGGGCAGTGA
- the trbL gene encoding P-type conjugative transfer protein TrbL: MGGTGVIDRFLETFTRYIDSGFGLLGSEVAFLATTLAAIDVTLAALFWAWGTDEDIIARLVKKTLFVGVFAYLIGNWNNLARIVFESFAGLGLKASGTGLSSAEFLRPGRIAQVGIDAGRPILDSISGLMGYVSFFENFIQISVLLFAWVIVLLAFFILAIQLFVTLIEFKLTTLVGFVLIPFGLFGKTAFAAERVLGNVISSGVKVMVLAVIVGIGSTLFSQFTAGSSGAQIGIEDALALVLAALALLGLGIFGPGIANGIVSGGPQLGAGAVIGTGLAAGGAVMAGAGLAAAGAGALAGAARGTAALSGSASRAFRAGGLSGVRDAATSAMMSPLRRAATSSGSSSASTGGATVGEAGVVQAPANASSADTQSKWASRMRRMQAIRHGASTASNAVRSADRNGGGASVDLSEGKQ; encoded by the coding sequence ATGGGTGGCACCGGCGTCATTGACCGATTCCTGGAAACGTTTACCCGCTATATCGACAGCGGATTCGGGTTGCTCGGAAGCGAAGTCGCCTTCCTCGCGACGACGCTCGCCGCGATCGACGTCACGCTGGCCGCCCTGTTCTGGGCCTGGGGTACGGATGAAGATATCATTGCTCGCCTCGTGAAGAAGACGCTGTTTGTTGGCGTCTTCGCTTACCTGATCGGTAATTGGAATAATCTTGCCCGTATCGTTTTCGAGAGCTTTGCGGGTCTCGGCCTCAAGGCCTCCGGCACGGGACTGTCCTCGGCTGAATTCCTACGCCCGGGCCGGATCGCCCAAGTCGGCATAGATGCGGGGCGGCCGATCCTGGACTCTATCTCGGGATTGATGGGTTACGTCAGCTTCTTCGAGAACTTCATCCAGATAAGTGTGCTGCTATTCGCCTGGGTGATCGTGCTGCTCGCCTTCTTCATCTTGGCAATCCAGCTCTTTGTCACTCTGATTGAATTCAAGCTAACGACGCTCGTTGGCTTTGTCCTGATCCCTTTTGGGCTGTTTGGCAAAACAGCCTTCGCCGCTGAACGCGTGCTCGGTAATGTCATCTCATCCGGCGTCAAGGTCATGGTGCTGGCGGTCATCGTCGGTATCGGCTCAACGCTGTTTTCGCAGTTTACGGCGGGATCAAGCGGGGCACAGATCGGAATTGAAGATGCCTTGGCCCTGGTGCTCGCAGCATTGGCGCTGCTGGGCCTGGGGATCTTTGGGCCCGGCATCGCCAATGGCATTGTGTCCGGCGGCCCGCAGCTTGGCGCCGGAGCCGTCATTGGCACGGGGTTAGCTGCCGGCGGAGCTGTGATGGCTGGAGCCGGACTTGCTGCAGCCGGCGCTGGCGCGCTCGCGGGGGCTGCGCGTGGAACTGCCGCGCTATCGGGTAGTGCGAGCCGTGCGTTTCGGGCAGGTGGCTTGTCCGGCGTCAGGGATGCCGCCACGTCCGCGATGATGAGCCCGCTTCGTCGCGCTGCGACAAGTTCCGGTAGCAGCTCGGCATCAACCGGCGGTGCTACGGTTGGCGAAGCTGGCGTAGTCCAGGCCCCTGCGAATGCCTCATCTGCAGACACTCAATCCAAATGGGCTTCGCGTATGAGGCGCATGCAGGCCATACGCCATGGAGCATCAACCGCCAGCAACGCCGTACGCTCTGCTGATCGAAATGGGGGAGGTGCCTCCGTCGATCTCTCGGAAGGAAAGCAATGA
- the trbE gene encoding conjugal transfer protein TrbE codes for MMNLSEYRRSNVSLADFLPWAALVDEGIVLNKDGSFQRTARFRGPDLDSSVPAELVAVAGRLNNALRRLGSGWAVFVEAQRYQSNAYPPSSCPDVASALVDAERRAQFEEEGVHYESAYFLTFLYLPPVEDTARAEHLLYEGRQRGQAADAGEALRGFVDRTDRVLQLVEGFMPECRWLDDGETLTFLHACVSTKCHRVRVPEIPMYLDALLADQPLTGGLEPMLGDQHLRVLTIVGFPSATTPGILDDLNRLAFPYRWSTRAIMLDKADATRLLTRIRRQWFAKRKSVAAILKEVMTNEPSSLIDTDASNKAIDADAALQELGSDMVGEAFVTATITVWDENPHTANERLRLVEKVIQGRDFTSMVETVNAVDAWLGSLPGHVYANVRQPPVSTLNIAHMVPLSAVWAGPARDAHLGAPPLFFARTEGATPFRFSLHVGDVGHALVVGPTGAGKSVLLALMALQFRRYPTSQIVAFDFGGSIRAAALAMKGDWHDLGGALSDGTSQPVALQPLAMIDDAAERGWAAEWIAAILTREKIDVTPEAKEHLWSALSSLASAPAGERTLTGLSVLLQSQSLKRALQPYCLGGPSGRLLDAETERLGTSSVQVFETEGLIGTGAAPAVLSYLFHRIERQLDGRPTLLIIDEGWLALDDEGFAGQIREWLKTLRKKNASVIFATQSLSDIDGSAIATAIIESCPTRLFLPNERAIEPRITAIYRHFGLNDRQIEILARATPKRDYYCQSRRGNRLFELGLEEFALAFTAASSKSDQAMIERVLAEHGRDGFVTGWLAARGLGWAADLIPGLIKQEGLS; via the coding sequence ATGATGAACCTCAGCGAATACCGCCGTTCCAACGTGAGCTTAGCAGATTTCCTGCCATGGGCCGCACTCGTCGACGAAGGCATTGTCCTCAATAAGGACGGGTCGTTCCAGAGAACCGCGCGCTTTCGGGGGCCCGACCTTGATTCCTCCGTTCCAGCGGAGCTCGTTGCTGTTGCCGGCCGCCTCAACAATGCACTTCGCCGCCTCGGTTCAGGTTGGGCCGTATTTGTGGAGGCGCAGCGATATCAGTCGAACGCTTATCCGCCGAGCAGTTGTCCGGATGTCGCTTCGGCCTTGGTCGATGCTGAACGCCGAGCTCAATTCGAGGAGGAGGGCGTTCACTACGAATCTGCATACTTCCTCACCTTCCTGTATTTGCCGCCGGTAGAGGATACGGCCCGCGCCGAGCACCTCCTTTATGAGGGACGGCAGCGCGGGCAGGCTGCCGACGCCGGCGAAGCATTGCGCGGCTTTGTTGACCGGACCGACCGCGTGCTGCAACTGGTCGAAGGGTTCATGCCGGAGTGCCGGTGGCTCGATGACGGCGAGACCCTGACCTTTTTGCACGCGTGCGTCTCAACCAAGTGCCACCGCGTCCGTGTCCCCGAGATTCCCATGTACCTCGACGCGTTGCTGGCCGATCAGCCGTTGACCGGCGGCCTCGAGCCGATGCTTGGCGACCAGCATCTGCGCGTGCTTACGATTGTCGGGTTCCCAAGCGCGACCACGCCGGGGATCCTGGACGACCTCAATCGGTTGGCGTTTCCCTATCGCTGGTCGACCCGCGCGATCATGCTCGACAAGGCTGATGCGACGAGGCTCCTGACCAGGATCAGGCGGCAATGGTTCGCCAAGCGGAAATCCGTTGCCGCAATCCTCAAGGAGGTAATGACCAACGAACCGTCGTCCCTGATCGACACCGACGCCAGCAACAAGGCTATCGACGCTGACGCCGCGTTGCAGGAACTCGGCTCGGACATGGTCGGCGAAGCCTTCGTCACCGCAACGATCACGGTCTGGGACGAGAACCCGCACACTGCGAATGAACGGTTGCGGCTGGTCGAGAAGGTCATTCAGGGGCGCGACTTCACCTCCATGGTAGAGACCGTCAACGCCGTCGATGCCTGGCTGGGGTCGTTGCCTGGGCACGTCTATGCCAATGTACGCCAACCTCCGGTCTCGACCCTGAACATCGCCCATATGGTTCCATTGTCCGCGGTCTGGGCAGGGCCAGCAAGGGATGCCCATCTTGGGGCGCCGCCCTTGTTCTTTGCACGGACGGAAGGGGCGACGCCGTTTCGCTTCTCCCTGCACGTTGGGGACGTCGGACACGCGTTGGTGGTCGGTCCGACAGGGGCGGGCAAGTCGGTGCTGCTTGCGTTGATGGCGCTGCAGTTCCGCCGTTATCCTACCTCCCAGATCGTTGCCTTCGATTTCGGCGGCTCAATCCGGGCCGCAGCCCTTGCCATGAAAGGAGATTGGCACGACCTCGGCGGCGCGCTCTCCGACGGCACCTCCCAACCCGTAGCGTTGCAGCCGCTTGCCATGATCGACGATGCGGCCGAGCGCGGCTGGGCCGCGGAATGGATCGCCGCCATCCTTACCCGCGAAAAGATCGACGTCACACCCGAAGCAAAAGAGCATCTTTGGTCGGCGCTGTCTTCGCTGGCTTCGGCGCCTGCGGGCGAACGCACGCTGACTGGTCTGTCCGTTCTGCTGCAGTCCCAGAGCCTGAAAAGGGCCCTTCAACCCTATTGCCTCGGTGGCCCGTCTGGGCGCTTGCTCGATGCGGAGACCGAACGGCTTGGAACAAGTTCGGTCCAGGTGTTCGAAACCGAGGGGTTGATCGGAACCGGCGCGGCACCGGCAGTCCTATCCTATCTATTTCATCGGATTGAGAGGCAACTCGACGGGAGGCCCACGCTACTCATTATCGACGAAGGTTGGCTTGCACTCGATGATGAAGGGTTTGCCGGCCAGATCCGTGAATGGCTGAAGACGCTGCGCAAGAAGAATGCCTCCGTCATCTTCGCCACGCAATCGCTCTCGGATATCGATGGCTCCGCGATTGCAACTGCCATCATCGAGAGTTGCCCGACGCGGCTGTTCCTTCCGAATGAGCGAGCGATCGAGCCGCGGATCACGGCGATCTATCGGCACTTCGGTCTCAACGATCGCCAGATCGAGATCCTGGCTCGCGCCACCCCAAAACGCGATTACTACTGCCAGTCACGGCGCGGCAATCGCCTGTTCGAGCTGGGTCTTGAGGAGTTCGCGCTCGCCTTCACTGCGGCTTCATCAAAGTCCGATCAGGCAATGATTGAGCGTGTGCTGGCGGAACATGGCCGTGACGGCTTTGTCACCGGATGGCTCGCCGCGCGCGGGCTAGGTTGGGCCGCCGATCTTATTCCGGGTCTTATCAAGCAGGAAGGCCTGTCATGA